The following are from one region of the Bradyrhizobium septentrionale genome:
- a CDS encoding glycosyltransferase family 2 protein yields MRTKTISKHEPSGTEYASLQTQFSRYDRTTFSGFVYDRADLGRRYTVELLVDGEPYMSSLCDEFVTELADAGIGDGRFGFTFHVQDQVGSNATIVEARLANIGSPVGTPIRCDVAAPEAQWHRIGDIKWAGGLRFEGWLAQDVDEDIEILIAQRPVMTVRPIGWTNVAQGGEFGVGRRIDFHLPEHFADGRVRGLSARTMSGRSLVSEPIAFVAFDRGLEQTLADLGRWDSERLRGQLFDQLLPASVPFHTYQGWKARFWPASQSDVSSEAAVVLIGDVRVDESIESLEAQRHATWTAASLPAQGFSQFDPRAAREFVDGDAANSDFFVFCLSGTILAEDALQRFADVFASEVDCDLAYGDVEVQGGAVWPLAFSAFDLERALEQAYGAYCFAVRRERALEALRSATSLYDIFLSCVEPDRTFHLPGSVAALPRIDASAAIAELIAASEAYFVRAGIDANVEPRKAGLLPAVRVRRAVDWNERTTIIIPNRNRAELLKRCIETVTPAVHETNARILVVDNGSTEPETLDYLESLSAEEIDVISVEGPFNFAAINNAAVDCVDTENICFLNNDVQALDDGWLAELLWRLAAPDVGAVGAKLLWPNSVVQHGGVVLGTNFFAAHAFNDRMDGDPGYGDLLQVAHECSAVTAACLLMRKRDFVAVGGMDAIRFPINFNDIDLCLKLRHLGKRIVFTPDAKLVHLESASRGRDSAPDRKARFNRELAMLRAKWGAVLLDDPYYSPLLGLDSAPFSALAWPPRSWKARANLPPVPTVPPIGM; encoded by the coding sequence ATGAGGACGAAGACGATCAGCAAGCACGAGCCCTCAGGAACTGAATACGCGTCGTTGCAAACGCAGTTCTCCAGATATGATCGCACCACGTTTTCTGGGTTTGTTTATGACCGCGCCGATCTCGGCCGACGCTACACCGTCGAACTGCTCGTCGACGGCGAGCCATACATGTCATCATTGTGTGACGAGTTTGTAACAGAGCTTGCCGACGCCGGGATCGGCGATGGCCGATTTGGCTTTACCTTCCACGTGCAGGATCAGGTCGGCTCGAACGCCACGATCGTTGAAGCCAGGCTGGCAAATATCGGAAGTCCCGTCGGTACGCCGATTCGTTGCGATGTCGCCGCACCGGAGGCACAGTGGCACCGGATCGGCGATATCAAATGGGCCGGAGGTTTGCGCTTCGAAGGCTGGCTTGCTCAAGACGTCGACGAAGACATCGAAATCCTGATCGCGCAACGGCCGGTGATGACCGTGAGGCCGATCGGGTGGACCAACGTCGCGCAGGGAGGCGAGTTCGGGGTCGGCCGCCGGATTGATTTTCATCTGCCCGAGCATTTTGCGGATGGTCGCGTGCGTGGACTGTCGGCGCGGACAATGTCGGGACGGAGCCTCGTCTCCGAGCCGATTGCATTTGTCGCGTTCGATCGCGGATTGGAGCAAACCCTCGCCGATCTCGGGCGCTGGGACAGCGAGCGGTTGCGCGGACAGCTGTTCGACCAGCTGCTGCCGGCCTCGGTGCCGTTCCACACCTATCAAGGCTGGAAAGCGCGCTTCTGGCCGGCAAGTCAGTCCGACGTGTCGTCCGAGGCCGCGGTCGTCCTGATCGGCGACGTCAGGGTGGACGAAAGCATCGAGAGCCTCGAAGCCCAGCGGCACGCGACCTGGACGGCGGCGAGCCTGCCAGCACAGGGATTCAGCCAGTTCGATCCGAGAGCTGCGCGCGAATTTGTCGACGGCGATGCGGCCAACAGCGATTTCTTCGTGTTCTGCCTGAGCGGGACCATCCTCGCGGAAGACGCCCTGCAGCGCTTCGCCGATGTGTTTGCATCTGAAGTCGACTGCGATCTTGCCTACGGCGATGTCGAGGTCCAGGGCGGTGCCGTCTGGCCGCTGGCGTTTTCGGCCTTCGACCTCGAACGTGCGCTCGAGCAAGCCTATGGCGCGTATTGTTTCGCGGTGCGCCGGGAACGTGCGTTGGAAGCGCTGCGATCGGCGACGTCGCTCTACGACATCTTCCTGTCCTGCGTGGAGCCTGATCGAACGTTTCATCTGCCGGGATCGGTTGCGGCGTTGCCGCGGATCGATGCGTCGGCTGCGATCGCCGAACTGATCGCCGCAAGCGAAGCGTATTTCGTCAGAGCCGGCATCGACGCGAATGTCGAGCCGCGAAAGGCTGGCCTCCTTCCGGCCGTCCGGGTCAGGCGCGCGGTCGATTGGAACGAGCGCACCACCATCATTATTCCGAACAGGAATCGCGCAGAGCTTCTCAAGCGGTGCATCGAGACGGTGACGCCGGCGGTACATGAGACCAATGCCCGGATTCTTGTCGTCGATAACGGCTCGACCGAGCCTGAAACGCTGGACTATCTGGAGAGCCTGTCGGCGGAGGAGATCGACGTCATTTCGGTCGAAGGGCCCTTCAACTTCGCAGCGATCAACAACGCCGCCGTCGATTGCGTCGACACGGAGAATATCTGCTTTCTCAACAACGACGTTCAGGCGCTCGACGACGGTTGGCTGGCGGAGCTGTTGTGGCGGCTGGCTGCTCCCGATGTCGGAGCTGTCGGCGCGAAGCTGCTCTGGCCAAACAGCGTCGTGCAGCATGGCGGAGTGGTGCTGGGCACCAACTTCTTTGCCGCGCACGCCTTCAATGACCGGATGGATGGCGATCCCGGCTACGGCGATCTTCTCCAGGTGGCGCACGAATGCTCGGCGGTGACCGCGGCGTGCCTCTTGATGCGCAAGCGCGACTTCGTCGCCGTCGGCGGCATGGACGCGATCCGCTTTCCGATCAATTTCAACGATATCGATTTGTGCCTGAAGCTGCGCCACCTCGGAAAGCGGATCGTATTCACGCCGGACGCGAAACTCGTTCACCTGGAGTCGGCGAGCCGGGGCCGCGATTCCGCGCCGGATCGCAAGGCCCGCTTCAATCGCGAGCTGGCGATGCTGCGCGCGAAATGGGGAGCGGTGCTGCTCGACGATCCCTATTACAGCCCGCTGCTGGGGCTGGATTCAGCGCCGTTCTCCGCACTCGCATGGCCGCCCCGCTCATGGAAGGCGCGTGCCAATTTGCCGCCTGTTCCGACCGTCCCCCCGATCGGGATGTAG
- a CDS encoding glycosyltransferase codes for MTADARRIAFTSRTLHHIDLERAAVRALEARDFRLAFALTDRRCRILPHADARAHLLGAEALFHLDLLDAAVASVARALELEPDDLVAARRMMAWGDGAGQIDAARSVARRDDDPDSVRGALLLIEQAGQDSCARVDFLDEEVKGWVTWRGADAPHLSLAQAGQSSTVTLPADSRHRFALHGRHAASFRLMRPASATSQLLEITQADRVIASVQLPANRAPDRRIAPHRPARSGHGETPPLTIIIPVYRDLTATRACIESALTAIACTPDSTIVVVDDASPEPDIKHLLGELAADSRIRLLTNAHNLGFVGAVNRALAETTTGDVVLLNSDAIVPKHALQRLRSAVRSMPGIGTATPLSNNGEYTSFPVANRSNPLPSLAELELLDEFAGAANSGLAIDIPNGIGFCLYITRECLEAVRELSDDFYRGYLEDVDFCLRAAEAGFRNVCIPSVFVGHEGSRSFLGEKRSLVMRNLRVLEHRYRRYATECAAFLLADPLRDCRAALELKLLANEARTDGPHIILCGSAAGRAIAIRRCRQLAAEGERSLIVHFRSEGQRQLAAAFDPDGGTPQSIAFDVATHQGGEAFLKFLTGLDIRSLTIAEPNRVPGACLEQLTQRFVYDLLITDTALATRPAIGAGVDPDWSGLIAGARRVTAIGQSGADFSDAVLGLRVVRFSEPSASPTRPHAASGPTRLGLLALHASAAEFRFIRALSDQMADADDGIEIIVLGTTLDDLKLMQRTNVMVTGEIAAADVATLIAGHGITKLVLDIGAPAFGHPLVDALLATGLPAAATAWIPAPGRGRTTDLKLRPSFDADETIAAVCDWLVEGVALHPDRGDGRNRRQIGTRLP; via the coding sequence TTGACCGCCGACGCGCGCAGGATCGCCTTCACGTCCAGAACGCTCCATCACATCGATCTCGAGCGGGCCGCCGTCAGGGCGCTCGAGGCACGTGACTTCCGCCTGGCGTTCGCGCTCACCGATCGCCGCTGCCGGATCCTGCCCCATGCGGACGCCCGCGCCCATTTGCTGGGCGCGGAAGCGCTGTTTCATCTCGATCTCCTGGATGCGGCTGTCGCCAGCGTGGCGCGGGCGCTCGAGCTCGAGCCGGACGATCTGGTCGCCGCGCGGCGCATGATGGCATGGGGCGACGGCGCCGGGCAGATCGACGCTGCACGAAGCGTCGCGCGGCGCGACGACGATCCGGATTCGGTCAGGGGCGCCCTCCTGCTCATCGAACAGGCCGGTCAGGACAGCTGCGCCCGCGTCGACTTCCTCGATGAGGAGGTGAAGGGATGGGTGACATGGCGAGGAGCGGACGCCCCGCATCTTTCGCTGGCGCAGGCGGGCCAATCGAGCACCGTCACGCTTCCCGCCGATTCCCGCCACAGATTCGCGCTCCATGGGCGACACGCCGCGAGCTTCCGCCTGATGCGGCCAGCGTCCGCGACCTCGCAGCTGCTCGAGATCACGCAAGCGGACCGGGTCATCGCAAGTGTCCAACTCCCGGCCAACCGCGCCCCGGATCGCCGGATCGCGCCGCATAGGCCGGCTCGCAGCGGACACGGCGAAACACCGCCGCTCACCATCATCATCCCGGTGTATCGGGATCTGACCGCAACGCGCGCCTGCATCGAGAGCGCGTTGACCGCGATAGCGTGCACGCCGGATTCGACCATCGTCGTCGTGGACGACGCATCGCCTGAACCCGACATCAAGCATTTGCTCGGCGAGCTGGCTGCGGACTCCCGCATACGGCTCCTGACCAATGCGCACAATCTTGGGTTCGTCGGAGCCGTCAACCGGGCCCTTGCCGAGACGACGACCGGCGATGTCGTGCTGCTGAATTCGGATGCGATCGTGCCGAAACACGCGCTGCAGCGCCTGCGCAGCGCCGTGCGTTCGATGCCGGGGATAGGTACCGCGACGCCGCTATCGAACAATGGCGAATACACCAGCTTTCCGGTCGCAAACCGGTCGAACCCCCTGCCCTCGCTCGCCGAACTGGAATTGCTGGATGAATTTGCCGGCGCGGCGAATTCCGGGCTGGCCATCGACATCCCCAACGGCATCGGTTTTTGCCTCTACATCACCCGCGAATGCCTCGAGGCCGTGCGTGAACTCTCCGACGACTTCTATCGCGGCTATCTCGAAGACGTCGACTTCTGCCTGCGCGCCGCAGAGGCCGGATTCCGAAACGTATGCATCCCCTCGGTGTTCGTCGGACATGAGGGCTCGCGCTCGTTTCTTGGCGAGAAGCGCTCGCTGGTGATGCGTAACCTTCGCGTTCTCGAGCACCGCTACCGGCGCTACGCGACCGAGTGCGCGGCGTTCCTGCTTGCCGATCCGCTGCGCGATTGCCGCGCGGCGCTTGAGCTCAAGCTGCTCGCGAACGAAGCGCGCACAGACGGCCCGCACATCATCCTGTGCGGCTCCGCCGCCGGCCGGGCGATCGCCATCAGGCGATGCCGACAGCTCGCGGCGGAGGGCGAGCGCAGCCTGATCGTGCATTTTCGCTCCGAGGGACAACGCCAGCTGGCTGCAGCGTTCGACCCCGACGGCGGAACACCGCAGTCGATCGCGTTCGACGTCGCGACGCATCAGGGCGGCGAGGCCTTTCTGAAGTTTCTCACCGGTCTCGACATCCGCTCGCTTACGATCGCAGAGCCGAACCGCGTCCCCGGCGCATGCCTGGAACAGCTCACGCAGCGCTTCGTCTACGATCTCCTGATCACCGACACCGCGCTTGCAACGCGCCCGGCGATTGGAGCTGGCGTTGATCCCGACTGGTCGGGCCTGATCGCCGGGGCGCGACGCGTGACTGCGATCGGCCAGAGCGGCGCCGACTTTTCTGACGCGGTGCTCGGCCTGCGAGTGGTCAGGTTCAGCGAACCGTCTGCGTCGCCAACGCGGCCTCACGCCGCGAGCGGCCCGACGCGCCTCGGCCTGCTTGCGCTCCACGCCAGCGCTGCGGAATTTCGCTTCATCCGCGCGTTGAGCGACCAAATGGCCGACGCCGACGACGGGATCGAGATCATCGTGCTGGGCACCACCCTTGACGATCTCAAGCTGATGCAGCGGACCAATGTCATGGTCACCGGCGAGATCGCCGCGGCCGACGTTGCCACACTGATCGCGGGTCACGGCATCACGAAACTGGTTCTCGACATCGGCGCGCCGGCGTTTGGACATCCACTGGTGGACGCGCTCCTGGCAACCGGGCTGCCGGCCGCCGCAACAGCGTGGATTCCGGCACCAGGGCGCGGCCGAACAACCGACCTGAAGCTGCGGCCTAGCTTTGATGCCGACGAGACGATCGCCGCCGTATGCGACTGGCTGGTCGAGGGTGTCGCGCTACATCCCGATCGGGGGGACGGTCGGAACAGGCGGCAAATTGGCACGCGCCTTCCATGA
- a CDS encoding glycosyltransferase family 4 protein has product MNVLFVHNNFPAQYRHIARALADQPGNRVVAVGSSTAVTSPDIRLIKYSTTKADAAAVHPFARRFDTEARRAEEVLYALSSLSGQGFVPDLIFAHPGWGETLPLRTMFPRARIILYCEFYYGAEGRDVGFDPEFPMTGLDGNVALHLKNATTLLALTECDVGVSPTPWQRSTFPAEFRSKIEVIHEGVDTDEVKPNPVARHQLPNGATLSADDEVITYVSRNLEPVRGFHVFMRSLPRIMAARPNAQVVIVGGSGTSYGAHPPKGASWKSMFLDEIRSDIDLRRVHFLGRVPREQYLELLQISSVHVYLTYPFVLSWSLLEAMSAGCAVVASDTAPLRDIISDGNGLLAPFFDIDALSDQVISVLSRPRAFKKMRMKARSFVRDNYDSKRVCLPRMLTLVG; this is encoded by the coding sequence ATGAACGTCCTCTTCGTCCACAATAACTTTCCAGCCCAGTATCGCCACATTGCGCGTGCGCTTGCGGATCAGCCCGGCAACAGGGTCGTTGCGGTCGGTTCGTCGACCGCAGTCACTTCGCCCGACATCCGGCTGATCAAATACTCGACCACCAAGGCGGACGCCGCCGCGGTGCATCCCTTTGCCCGCCGTTTCGATACCGAAGCGCGGCGCGCGGAAGAGGTTCTGTATGCGCTGTCATCGCTGTCGGGGCAGGGCTTCGTCCCGGACCTGATCTTCGCGCATCCCGGATGGGGCGAGACGTTGCCGCTGCGCACGATGTTTCCGAGGGCGAGGATCATCCTGTATTGCGAATTCTACTACGGCGCCGAAGGCAGGGACGTCGGCTTCGATCCGGAATTTCCCATGACCGGCCTTGATGGCAATGTCGCGCTCCACCTGAAGAATGCGACCACGCTGCTGGCGCTCACCGAATGCGACGTGGGCGTCTCACCGACGCCATGGCAGCGGTCGACCTTTCCGGCCGAGTTTCGCAGCAAGATCGAGGTCATCCACGAGGGCGTGGACACCGACGAGGTGAAGCCCAATCCTGTCGCGCGGCATCAGCTTCCGAACGGTGCGACACTTTCGGCAGACGACGAAGTGATCACCTACGTCTCGCGCAATCTGGAGCCGGTGCGCGGATTCCACGTCTTCATGCGATCGCTGCCGAGGATCATGGCCGCGCGGCCGAATGCGCAGGTCGTGATCGTCGGCGGCAGTGGCACGTCCTATGGCGCGCATCCGCCCAAGGGCGCGAGCTGGAAGTCGATGTTCCTGGACGAGATCAGGTCGGACATCGACCTGCGCCGCGTGCATTTCCTCGGCCGGGTTCCCCGGGAGCAGTATCTCGAGCTGCTGCAGATTTCCTCGGTGCACGTCTATCTGACCTATCCTTTCGTGCTGTCATGGTCGCTGCTGGAGGCCATGAGCGCGGGATGCGCGGTGGTGGCGTCCGACACCGCCCCGCTGCGCGACATCATCTCGGATGGCAACGGTCTCCTCGCGCCGTTTTTTGATATTGATGCGCTGTCGGATCAGGTAATCTCGGTGCTGTCACGGCCCAGGGCCTTCAAGAAGATGCGGATGAAGGCGAGGAGCTTTGTGAGAGACAATTACGACTCAAAGCGCGTCTGCTTGCCCCGGATGCTGACGCTCGTTGGATGA
- a CDS encoding ParA family protein has product MPLVISVAQRKGGVGKTTLAVLLAAELDRRTRAVGLVDADSQASACHWAEPGNLSFPVYQLDPETRPVAEWATLMRQVPHQIIVVDSAPNDRALGAVLAVANIVLMPCTPSGLDIEATARTLDIVREVRASRRTALRAMIVPNRVDHRTLEGQQFIEELDTFEEAIGPTIGSRSAYVRAFALGQSVADFAGGTPADIEIKTLADLVMSWSGIAPRQRVTI; this is encoded by the coding sequence ATGCCGCTTGTGATCTCAGTTGCCCAGCGCAAGGGCGGGGTCGGAAAGACGACCCTCGCGGTCCTGCTCGCCGCAGAACTGGATCGGCGTACGCGCGCGGTGGGACTCGTCGACGCCGACTCCCAGGCGTCGGCGTGTCACTGGGCCGAGCCCGGCAATCTGTCGTTTCCGGTCTACCAGCTCGATCCTGAAACCCGGCCGGTCGCCGAATGGGCCACGCTGATGCGCCAGGTTCCGCATCAGATCATCGTCGTTGACTCCGCACCCAACGATCGGGCGCTGGGTGCCGTGCTCGCAGTCGCCAATATCGTGCTGATGCCATGTACGCCCTCCGGCCTCGACATCGAGGCGACCGCAAGGACGCTCGACATCGTGCGGGAGGTGCGCGCATCGCGGCGGACGGCGCTCCGCGCCATGATCGTGCCGAACCGCGTCGACCACCGCACCCTCGAAGGCCAGCAATTCATCGAGGAGCTCGATACGTTCGAGGAAGCGATCGGGCCGACGATCGGAAGCCGCTCGGCCTATGTTCGCGCCTTCGCGCTGGGGCAATCGGTTGCCGATTTCGCCGGCGGTACGCCAGCGGATATCGAGATCAAGACGCTTGCCGATCTCGTCATGAGCTGGAGCGGGATCGCGCCGCGACAACGGGTGACCATTTAA
- a CDS encoding transglutaminase-like cysteine peptidase translates to MYNVKRVVALVLAIVALGTSARDTQAGMIGFPLPLRGVIEKIRFSEPTLAPMAYTMFCMRYSDECKQKPHARMVFRGGAMRLTKQRIADLIEVNASVNRQITPQRNERGLAGEEWLINPARGDCNDYAVSKRHELLARGWPMRNLLLSEVVTSWGEHHLVLVVRANGGDIVLDNLNAQIRNWSQAHYRWVRMQTPANPDHWAAVAQLGA, encoded by the coding sequence ATGTACAACGTCAAGAGAGTGGTGGCCCTGGTTCTGGCGATCGTTGCGCTCGGGACAAGCGCACGGGACACGCAGGCCGGCATGATCGGCTTTCCGCTGCCGCTGCGCGGCGTGATCGAGAAGATCCGCTTCAGCGAGCCGACGCTGGCGCCGATGGCCTACACGATGTTCTGCATGCGCTATTCCGATGAATGCAAGCAAAAGCCGCACGCCCGCATGGTGTTCCGCGGAGGTGCGATGCGCTTGACCAAGCAGCGCATTGCCGACCTGATCGAGGTCAATGCTTCGGTCAATCGCCAGATCACTCCGCAGCGCAATGAACGCGGCCTTGCCGGCGAGGAATGGCTGATCAATCCGGCGCGCGGCGATTGCAACGACTACGCCGTCAGCAAGCGTCATGAGCTCTTGGCGCGCGGCTGGCCGATGCGCAATCTGCTGCTGAGCGAGGTGGTGACCTCCTGGGGCGAGCATCATCTGGTGCTGGTGGTCCGCGCCAACGGCGGCGATATCGTGCTCGACAATCTGAACGCGCAGATCCGCAACTGGTCGCAGGCGCATTATCGCTGGGTCAGGATGCAGACCCCGGCGAACCCCGATCACTGGGCCGCCGTCGCGCAGCTCGGCGCCTGA